A window of Calditrichia bacterium contains these coding sequences:
- a CDS encoding SDR family oxidoreductase: protein MSDFNQRNVLITGAASGIGKLMAQKSAALGANLILWDVNAKGLDQTAAELRNTGAKVTTYVCNLTDRAAIAETGKRVLSECGPVDILINNAGIVSGKVLTEISDEEIERTFQVNTLALFWTSRAFLPEMMRRKSGHIVTIASAGGIVGTSKMVDYCSSKFAAIGFDESLRLELKRLKSPVRTTVICPFYIDTGMFAGVKTRFPWILPILKPEYAAKRIIGAIRGNRRRLVMPRFVMSAYMVRVLPLSVFDAVISFFGINKTMDEFTGRTGH from the coding sequence ATGTCTGATTTTAACCAACGGAACGTGCTGATCACCGGCGCAGCCAGCGGCATCGGAAAACTGATGGCCCAAAAATCGGCGGCGTTAGGTGCGAACCTTATTTTGTGGGATGTGAACGCCAAAGGGTTGGATCAAACTGCCGCAGAATTGCGCAACACCGGCGCGAAAGTAACCACGTATGTCTGCAATTTGACGGATCGCGCAGCCATTGCCGAAACCGGAAAACGGGTGCTCAGCGAATGCGGCCCGGTGGATATTTTGATCAACAACGCCGGTATTGTGTCCGGAAAAGTACTCACCGAAATTTCCGATGAAGAAATTGAGCGCACCTTTCAGGTGAACACTTTGGCGCTTTTTTGGACGAGCCGGGCATTTTTGCCGGAAATGATGCGCCGGAAAAGCGGGCATATCGTGACCATTGCATCCGCCGGCGGGATTGTCGGCACATCCAAAATGGTGGACTATTGCAGCAGCAAATTTGCCGCGATCGGATTTGACGAATCGTTGCGGCTGGAATTGAAACGGCTGAAATCGCCGGTACGGACGACCGTTATTTGCCCGTTTTACATCGACACGGGCATGTTCGCGGGCGTAAAAACGCGCTTTCCGTGGATTCTGCCGATCCTCAAACCGGAATATGCTGCCAAACGGATTATCGGTGCCATTCGCGGCAACCGGCGGCGATTGGTGATGCCGCGATTTGTCATGTCTGCATACATGGTTCGGGTGTTGCCGCTGAGCGTTTTTGATGCGGTGATCAGCTTTTTCGGCATCAACAAAACGATGGACGAATTTACCGGACGAACCGGACATTAA
- a CDS encoding aldehyde dehydrogenase family protein, whose product MNSPTLQSHHTGTNGAETSVQIPKIFEQQKAFHPQIANTTAKERIQKLKQLHKAIEANRDAIYRALNADFRKSEAETDLTEIMQVVGEIRYAIRHLKKWLKPHRVAPTLVALTTRSWIRYEPRGVVLVISPWNYPFNLTLGPVVSAIAAGNCIMVKPSEFTPQTNAVVRKILGEVFPENEIAVIEGDATVATELLKLPFDHIFFTGNPNVGKIVMKAASENLASVTLELGGKSPVIIDESANINDAAKKVVWGKYLNMGQTCVAPDYVLVNSKVFPEFLEKVQHYIAKLYGETEAERKANNSYPRVISQRHHERLVELIRDAVENGATLAAGGQSDAAEKYISPTVLTDVSPDSRVMQEEIFGPVLPILRFDHLEAATATIAKLEKPLALYIFSRNRKNTDYFLNQTTSGGTCINDVALQFSHLNLPFGGVNHSGIGSSHGFFGFKAFSHGRAVLKHFSNTPITLLFPPYTGTVKKLIRLVEKVL is encoded by the coding sequence ATGAATTCCCCAACCCTGCAATCGCACCACACCGGAACAAACGGTGCGGAAACCTCGGTGCAAATCCCCAAAATTTTTGAACAGCAGAAAGCGTTTCATCCACAGATTGCCAATACCACCGCAAAAGAACGCATTCAAAAATTAAAGCAGTTGCACAAAGCCATCGAAGCCAATCGCGATGCCATTTACCGCGCGCTGAACGCGGATTTTCGCAAATCCGAAGCGGAAACCGATCTCACGGAAATCATGCAGGTTGTCGGGGAAATTCGCTATGCCATCCGGCATCTCAAAAAATGGCTGAAACCGCATCGGGTTGCGCCAACGCTGGTCGCGCTCACCACCCGAAGCTGGATCCGCTACGAACCGCGCGGCGTTGTGCTGGTTATTTCACCGTGGAATTATCCGTTCAATTTGACACTCGGACCGGTCGTTTCCGCGATTGCAGCGGGTAATTGCATCATGGTAAAACCCTCCGAATTCACGCCGCAAACCAATGCGGTTGTCCGCAAAATTTTGGGGGAAGTGTTCCCGGAAAACGAAATCGCGGTGATCGAAGGCGATGCAACAGTTGCCACAGAATTGCTCAAATTGCCGTTTGACCACATTTTTTTCACCGGAAACCCGAATGTCGGGAAAATTGTGATGAAAGCGGCATCGGAAAACCTCGCCAGTGTGACGCTGGAATTGGGCGGAAAATCGCCGGTGATCATTGACGAAAGCGCCAATATCAACGACGCCGCCAAAAAAGTGGTTTGGGGCAAATATCTCAACATGGGGCAAACCTGCGTTGCACCGGATTATGTGTTGGTAAACAGCAAAGTATTTCCGGAATTTTTGGAAAAAGTGCAGCATTACATCGCCAAACTTTACGGCGAAACCGAAGCGGAGCGCAAAGCGAACAACAGCTATCCCCGGGTGATCAGCCAACGGCATCACGAGCGATTGGTTGAGTTGATCCGCGACGCCGTTGAAAACGGTGCGACGCTGGCAGCCGGCGGACAGTCCGACGCTGCGGAAAAATACATCTCCCCCACTGTTCTCACGGATGTTTCGCCGGATTCGCGGGTGATGCAGGAGGAAATCTTCGGTCCTGTTTTGCCGATTTTGCGTTTCGATCATCTCGAAGCAGCGACCGCCACAATTGCCAAACTGGAGAAACCGCTGGCGCTGTATATTTTCAGCCGCAATCGCAAAAACACGGACTATTTTTTGAATCAAACCACCAGCGGCGGCACCTGCATTAACGATGTCGCGCTGCAGTTTTCTCACCTCAATTTGCCGTTTGGTGGTGTGAATCACAGCGGTATCGGCAGCTCTCACGGATTTTTCGGATTTAAAGCGTTTTCACACGGTCGTGCAGTGCTCAAACATTTTTCAAATACGCCGATCACGCTGCTGTTCCCGCCCTACACGGGCACTGTGAAAAAATTGATCCGGTTGGTTGAAAAAGTGCTATAA
- a CDS encoding acyl-CoA dehydrogenase, which produces MEAFLGFLTQFPVWASVVGAVVLVTLLGFFGVSLWGWIALGAVLLAGFAAPVWLWAILGVVALLFGVPPIRRAIVTSPLVSFLRANNFLPVISQTERTAIEAGTVWVDGELFSGKPDFKRLMNEAYPDLTDEEKAFLDGPVEEVCKMTNDWDVYQTRDLSKEVWDYLKEKRFFGLIIRKKYGGHGFSASANSAIVSKVCTRSGPLGTTIMVPNSLGPAELLQHYGTKEQKEYYLPRLARGEEMPCFALTEPNAGSDAGAISSNGVVFRGSDGELYLRLNWKKRYITLAAISTVLGLAFKLRDPENLLGKGEDLGITCALIPTKTEGVVLGRRHDPLYNPFWNCPTEGHDVVVPIDSIIGGPEQAGNGWRMLMESLAVGRGISLPASAVGGTKYAARVAGAYSRVRQQFGLNIGKFEGIEEPLARIGGWAYLLEASRRYTCGGLDSGAKPAVITAIAKYNTTELLRKAINDGMDILGGAAISRGPRNLLAHGYFSIPINITVEGANILTRTLMIFGQGAIRCHPYAYKEISALMEGDVKAFDNAFWKHIGHVVRNMFRAMVLSLSRGAFASVPVSGPGKKYAKKLAWASASFAFLADTAMGMYGGDLKRKEKITGRLADIFSWLYLLTATLRRFEAEGRRKEDIPLLDWSMAYGLSLMQNAFAEVYQNMGFPFAGPVALWSRMNVLSKAPSDYTGHKVAQILQSPGEQRDRLTNGVFVPDDVQQALGRLENAFRLAVDSEPILKKIYAAIKSKKLQKDRPDKLVMKAVEAGIITSAEADILAKAHAAREDAIQVDSFTQEEYLETAKSNPVQKTVSREVILN; this is translated from the coding sequence ATGGAAGCATTTTTAGGTTTTTTAACGCAATTCCCGGTTTGGGCGAGTGTGGTCGGTGCGGTGGTGCTGGTTACCTTGCTCGGATTTTTTGGCGTGTCGCTGTGGGGATGGATTGCGCTGGGCGCCGTGCTGCTGGCCGGATTTGCCGCACCCGTTTGGCTGTGGGCAATTCTGGGCGTTGTGGCGCTGTTGTTTGGCGTTCCGCCGATTCGCCGCGCCATTGTCACCAGTCCGTTGGTGAGTTTTTTGCGCGCCAATAATTTTTTACCGGTCATTTCGCAAACCGAACGCACCGCCATCGAAGCCGGAACGGTTTGGGTGGATGGCGAGTTGTTTTCCGGCAAACCGGATTTCAAACGGCTGATGAACGAGGCATATCCCGATTTAACGGATGAAGAAAAAGCATTTCTCGACGGACCTGTAGAAGAAGTTTGCAAAATGACCAACGATTGGGACGTTTACCAAACCCGCGATTTGTCGAAAGAAGTTTGGGATTATCTCAAAGAAAAACGTTTTTTCGGACTGATTATTCGCAAAAAATATGGCGGGCATGGGTTTTCCGCATCCGCAAACAGCGCGATTGTCAGCAAGGTTTGCACGCGCAGCGGCCCGTTGGGCACAACCATCATGGTGCCGAATTCTTTGGGGCCTGCGGAATTATTGCAGCATTATGGCACAAAAGAGCAGAAAGAATATTATTTGCCGCGATTGGCGCGCGGGGAAGAAATGCCCTGTTTCGCGCTGACCGAACCGAACGCGGGATCGGATGCCGGCGCTATCTCATCGAATGGCGTGGTTTTTCGCGGTTCCGACGGTGAGTTGTATCTGCGCCTGAACTGGAAAAAACGATACATCACACTGGCGGCGATTTCCACGGTTTTGGGTTTGGCGTTTAAACTGCGCGATCCGGAAAATCTGCTCGGCAAAGGGGAAGATTTAGGCATCACCTGCGCACTCATTCCCACAAAAACCGAAGGTGTTGTGCTCGGTCGTCGACACGATCCGTTATACAACCCGTTCTGGAATTGCCCGACAGAAGGTCACGATGTGGTGGTGCCGATCGATTCGATTATCGGCGGGCCGGAACAAGCCGGAAACGGTTGGCGGATGCTGATGGAATCGCTGGCGGTCGGTCGCGGAATTTCGCTACCGGCATCGGCGGTTGGCGGCACCAAATACGCCGCTCGCGTTGCGGGCGCATATTCGCGGGTTCGCCAGCAATTTGGTTTGAACATCGGTAAATTTGAGGGCATCGAAGAACCGTTGGCGAGAATCGGCGGTTGGGCGTATCTGCTGGAAGCATCGCGCCGTTACACTTGCGGCGGTTTGGACAGCGGCGCAAAACCGGCAGTCATTACGGCGATAGCAAAATACAACACGACAGAATTGCTCCGCAAAGCCATCAACGATGGCATGGATATCCTCGGCGGTGCAGCTATTTCACGCGGACCGCGTAATTTGCTGGCACACGGTTATTTTTCAATCCCGATCAACATTACTGTGGAGGGCGCAAATATTCTGACCCGGACGCTGATGATCTTCGGTCAGGGCGCCATTCGCTGCCATCCGTACGCATACAAAGAAATTTCTGCATTGATGGAAGGCGACGTAAAAGCATTCGACAACGCATTCTGGAAACACATCGGTCACGTGGTGCGCAACATGTTCCGCGCGATGGTGCTCAGCCTTTCCCGTGGCGCATTTGCCAGTGTTCCGGTGAGCGGTCCCGGTAAAAAATATGCCAAAAAATTAGCCTGGGCTTCCGCATCTTTCGCATTTTTGGCAGATACGGCAATGGGTATGTATGGCGGCGATCTGAAACGGAAAGAAAAAATCACCGGTCGTCTGGCGGATATTTTTTCGTGGTTGTATTTGTTGACCGCAACACTGCGCCGTTTTGAAGCCGAAGGCCGCCGCAAAGAGGATATTCCGCTGCTGGATTGGAGCATGGCTTACGGTTTATCGCTCATGCAAAATGCATTTGCAGAAGTTTATCAAAATATGGGATTCCCGTTTGCCGGTCCGGTTGCGCTGTGGTCGCGAATGAACGTGCTCAGCAAAGCACCCAGCGATTACACCGGTCACAAAGTTGCGCAAATTCTGCAATCTCCCGGCGAACAACGGGATCGATTGACGAATGGCGTTTTTGTGCCGGATGATGTTCAACAAGCGCTCGGTCGTTTGGAAAACGCTTTCCGTTTAGCGGTTGACAGCGAACCGATTCTCAAAAAAATCTATGCTGCAATCAAATCTAAAAAATTGCAGAAAGACCGCCCGGATAAACTGGTGATGAAAGCGGTGGAAGCCGGTATCATCACTTCAGCCGAAGCCGATATTCTGGCAAAAGCTCACGCTGCCCGCGAAGATGCCATTCAGGTCGATTCGTTTACGCAGGAAGAATATCTGGAAACAGCTAAATCGAATCCTGTTCAAAAAACGGTCAGCCGTGAAGTTATTTTGAATTAA
- a CDS encoding SDR family oxidoreductase, which produces MADKSSAAPTVLITGATEGIGYELSKIYAKEAYELVLVARNEERLKSRKRELEDEFGVPVAIIRMDLSEPGAAKKLFELTEKHEIVVDELINNAGYGLIGRFDKISLDDQLNMIQLNVAEMTALCRLYLEQMVARGSGKIMNVASTASFQPGPMMAAYYATKAFVLHLTEAIAVETKGTGVTVCALCPGPTASKFQERAGFKKPLLTQMGMMSSASVAKTGFTKMQRGKTVIITGLMNRLFAQSYRFFPRKMIQSVIRMLQKNRE; this is translated from the coding sequence ATGGCAGACAAATCATCCGCAGCGCCGACAGTGCTGATCACCGGCGCGACAGAGGGTATCGGTTACGAATTGAGCAAAATTTATGCAAAAGAAGCCTACGAATTGGTGCTGGTTGCCCGCAACGAGGAACGGCTGAAATCCCGCAAACGTGAGCTGGAGGATGAATTTGGCGTGCCGGTAGCCATCATCCGGATGGATTTGTCGGAGCCGGGTGCTGCAAAAAAACTGTTCGAGCTGACCGAAAAGCATGAAATTGTGGTGGATGAATTAATCAACAACGCCGGATATGGATTGATTGGCAGATTCGATAAAATTTCGCTGGACGACCAACTCAACATGATTCAACTAAATGTCGCCGAAATGACGGCGCTGTGCCGGTTGTACCTTGAGCAAATGGTGGCGCGGGGCAGCGGTAAAATTATGAATGTCGCATCAACCGCATCCTTCCAACCGGGACCGATGATGGCAGCTTATTACGCCACAAAAGCCTTTGTGCTCCATTTAACGGAAGCAATTGCTGTGGAAACAAAAGGTACCGGCGTGACGGTTTGCGCCCTTTGCCCGGGACCAACGGCATCGAAATTTCAGGAACGCGCGGGATTCAAAAAACCGTTGCTGACGCAGATGGGCATGATGTCTTCGGCGTCGGTTGCGAAAACCGGATTCACCAAAATGCAGCGCGGCAAAACAGTGATCATCACCGGTTTGATGAACCGGTTGTTTGCGCAATCCTATCGCTTTTTCCCGCGAAAAATGATTCAATCGGTTATTCGGATGTTGCAGAAAAATCGGGAATAA
- a CDS encoding TonB-dependent receptor — protein MKKGLIVLFCWLLVFGLSASAQNGSIAGTVMDAESGETLPGVNIIVVGSTMGAASNIDGNYEVRNVPAGNYRVSADFIGYQSDTLSVTVVAGQTARLNFSLATAAVELGNVVVVSASRRAEKSLEAPASISVINEAEIRGEIAPTSVAILRNTTGVDMAQTGVDRQEVVLRGFNNAFSGAAFILTDFRQAAVPSLGVNIHSIMPNMTVDIDKVEIVRGPGSALYGPGVDAGVIHYITKDPFQYPGTSISVGGGERNLAFTQFRTAGVSQANGKLAYKFSGQYSRADDWELDPNNPVDAIQLDGNARPRDYDYQKINLNALLKYRFNNEVSFTLNGGYAALDGTVQTGIGTVRAEDFGYSYLQGRLQAGRLFAQVYKNFNNAGKSFVYDNGLAVVDNSTQLNVQAQYDFDMLNDNMNVIVGVDMDQTTPETEGTINGRNEGSDEVTELGAYAQSLFKLGSKLDLTLAARGDYNNIFEKWEFSPRAALVFKLNNTNSLRATYNRAVTLPGNNSLNLDIVAGTAGGGLITVRGRGARDGYTWQRNSAYGTFANSDLVARSLNPATLGAAQPVGLPLDAVYSTVYNGLAAIPLQTLQQLLVANGFPSLPLQSLGALVALLSPQATPVNGFSNGVLGIVNPTTGEFSIVQDVDDVKPLDNTETQSFEFGYKGIFGNKLLFAADAYYTKKKNFIGPLLVETPMVLVPTLSADLVAAMATGISNNAVLAGTLAQLGLTPAQVAGLLGGLAAGSLPSAETPVAIVVPAENDLGVGQVPELMLTYRNFGQVEYWGVDVTMQYLFNEKLSFFGNVSVVSDNFFNNEDLDEANADLALALNAPKLKGKGGFSYQVPKSISFGASGRYVEGFPVASGPYVGGRPAPFTDDPTTAPGVEDYFLLDVNVGYDLHNVMHGLRADLNIYNALDNLHREFVGAPEIGRMAMVRLGYTF, from the coding sequence ATGAAAAAAGGGTTAATAGTGCTTTTCTGTTGGCTGCTTGTCTTCGGACTTTCGGCATCGGCACAAAACGGGTCGATTGCCGGAACTGTCATGGATGCGGAATCCGGGGAAACGTTGCCGGGTGTAAATATCATTGTGGTCGGCAGCACGATGGGCGCTGCCAGTAACATTGATGGCAATTATGAAGTACGCAACGTTCCGGCAGGTAATTACCGGGTTTCTGCCGATTTTATCGGATATCAATCCGATACGCTGAGTGTTACTGTTGTTGCTGGGCAAACCGCCCGTTTGAATTTTTCTCTGGCAACCGCCGCTGTAGAACTTGGCAATGTTGTTGTGGTTAGTGCATCCCGCCGTGCGGAAAAATCGCTGGAAGCACCGGCTTCCATTTCTGTGATTAATGAAGCAGAAATTCGCGGCGAAATTGCACCCACATCCGTTGCGATTTTGCGAAATACAACAGGCGTTGATATGGCTCAAACCGGCGTTGACCGTCAGGAAGTTGTTCTCCGCGGATTCAACAACGCATTTTCCGGTGCGGCTTTCATTCTTACCGATTTCCGTCAGGCAGCTGTCCCGTCGTTGGGCGTCAATATTCACTCCATTATGCCAAATATGACGGTCGATATCGATAAAGTGGAAATCGTGCGCGGTCCCGGTTCGGCGCTGTATGGCCCGGGTGTGGATGCCGGCGTTATCCATTATATCACCAAAGATCCGTTCCAGTATCCCGGAACATCCATTTCCGTCGGTGGCGGCGAGCGCAATTTGGCGTTTACCCAATTCCGTACCGCCGGTGTCAGCCAGGCGAACGGCAAGCTGGCATACAAATTTTCCGGTCAATATTCCCGCGCGGATGACTGGGAACTTGATCCCAACAATCCTGTCGATGCAATCCAATTGGATGGCAATGCTCGTCCGCGGGATTATGATTATCAAAAAATTAACCTGAACGCATTGTTGAAATATCGCTTTAACAACGAAGTTTCCTTCACATTGAACGGCGGTTATGCCGCTTTGGATGGAACCGTGCAAACCGGTATCGGCACCGTTCGTGCTGAAGATTTCGGTTATTCCTATCTGCAAGGTCGCCTGCAGGCCGGCAGATTGTTTGCCCAGGTTTACAAAAATTTCAACAACGCCGGAAAATCATTTGTGTATGACAACGGTTTGGCTGTGGTTGATAACAGCACCCAGTTGAACGTACAGGCACAATATGATTTTGACATGTTGAATGATAATATGAACGTCATCGTCGGTGTGGATATGGACCAAACGACACCGGAAACCGAAGGCACTATTAACGGCCGCAACGAAGGCAGCGATGAAGTGACAGAACTTGGCGCATATGCGCAATCGCTGTTTAAGTTGGGCTCCAAACTGGACTTAACCCTTGCTGCTCGCGGCGATTATAACAACATTTTCGAAAAGTGGGAATTCTCCCCGCGTGCTGCGCTGGTTTTCAAATTAAACAATACCAATTCGTTACGTGCAACTTACAACCGTGCGGTTACCTTGCCGGGTAACAACTCACTGAATCTTGATATTGTTGCCGGAACCGCAGGTGGCGGTTTAATCACCGTTCGTGGTCGCGGTGCCCGCGATGGCTACACCTGGCAGCGCAATTCCGCATACGGCACATTCGCCAATTCCGATCTGGTTGCCCGCAGCCTGAACCCGGCAACTTTGGGTGCTGCACAGCCGGTTGGGTTACCGTTAGACGCTGTTTACAGCACTGTCTATAACGGTTTGGCTGCCATTCCGTTACAAACACTCCAGCAATTGCTTGTTGCAAACGGATTCCCCTCATTACCGTTGCAAAGCCTTGGCGCGTTGGTTGCCTTGCTCAGCCCGCAGGCTACGCCGGTTAACGGTTTCTCGAATGGCGTGTTAGGAATTGTAAATCCGACAACCGGTGAATTTTCGATTGTTCAAGATGTAGATGACGTAAAACCGTTGGATAACACCGAAACCCAATCCTTCGAATTCGGTTACAAAGGCATTTTTGGCAACAAGCTGTTGTTTGCCGCAGATGCATATTATACCAAAAAGAAAAACTTCATCGGCCCGTTGCTGGTTGAAACACCGATGGTTTTGGTACCAACATTGTCTGCTGATTTGGTTGCGGCAATGGCAACAGGAATCTCCAACAATGCTGTGTTAGCTGGAACATTGGCACAATTAGGCCTCACACCAGCCCAAGTTGCCGGGTTGCTGGGCGGACTTGCCGCCGGCAGCTTGCCATCAGCAGAAACACCGGTAGCGATTGTCGTCCCGGCTGAAAATGATCTGGGTGTTGGTCAAGTGCCCGAATTGATGCTCACCTACCGCAACTTTGGTCAGGTTGAATATTGGGGCGTGGACGTTACGATGCAGTATCTTTTCAACGAAAAACTGAGCTTTTTCGGAAACGTTTCAGTAGTTAGCGACAACTTCTTTAATAATGAAGATTTGGATGAAGCCAATGCAGATTTGGCGCTGGCTTTAAACGCACCGAAACTGAAGGGAAAAGGCGGTTTCAGCTATCAGGTTCCCAAAAGCATCAGCTTTGGCGCATCCGGCAGATATGTTGAAGGCTTCCCGGTTGCCTCCGGCCCATATGTTGGCGGACGCCCGGCACCGTTTACGGACGACCCGACAACCGCTCCCGGCGTGGAAGATTACTTCCTGCTGGATGTAAATGTGGGTTACGATCTTCACAATGTGATGCATGGTTTGCGCGCAGACCTGAACATTTACAACGCATTGGATAACCTCCATCGCGAGTTTGTCGGTGCACCGGAAATTGGTCGCATGGCAATGGTTCGTTTGGGCTATACTTTCTAA
- a CDS encoding serine carboxypeptidase — MKKVLCLHWESTESTETVTFLNKNIQFIRKGCRQAVHRAREIIAEYDGQVDAIALENIPIWLELGKNREAHDVGEALAGIAKKTPVTDGATIRGGLEKWGIILADRAQPGIFSRKRVLLTPGLNHSGMAIGLERRGCKLRYADPLVYFGLPDFPGVGSRLSLETAAAPTLERLKNMPYQRLNFESIGQKRLDHDDLFAKYDIIAGDVSIIRKCAPKLLKRKIILVNYATEADIEDLRRRDVAIVVTLMPSPDGPGALGRWPAAVIEASLMAVQADGKQQFSEDVYLDLLSNLRWVPHIRYLQPGEANVNRFAFVIHPLNISFIHKHPSYRWTSNLPDGLVETISAYMPPRYLSRITGGKSPTTGQQIEGHLISLGATPRQMMKRGERFTYDRLNQAAKIAERLGARIMGLGAFTSVVGDAGITVAHEADIAITSGNSLTVAATLEAAKQAVVQMGTSDLTRGKVMIIGATGSIGSVCSRLLAQAILDVVLVSIEPERLIDLKQTILKETPKAKVTIATRADELLGDCDLVVTTTSAFGQRVIDISKCKPGAVICDVARPPDINEREAALRPDVLVIESGEVLIPGDIDFGYDIGLPPGTAYACLAETALLAMEGRFEDYTLGRNITTERVKEIYHLFKKHQFQLADLRSFGKVITPADFAAKRALAAKFHENQEKFRKFQREAGEKLARIPVMAKGVQSSKGNGIAKTVGAALAIGTAAYLLGKRKGKKGAK, encoded by the coding sequence ATGAAAAAAGTGTTGTGCCTGCATTGGGAGAGCACCGAATCCACAGAAACAGTAACATTCCTGAACAAAAATATTCAATTTATTCGCAAAGGTTGCCGGCAAGCGGTTCACCGCGCCCGGGAAATAATCGCGGAATATGACGGGCAGGTGGATGCCATCGCGTTGGAGAATATTCCCATCTGGCTGGAGCTTGGCAAAAATCGCGAAGCACACGATGTTGGTGAGGCGCTGGCAGGCATTGCCAAAAAAACACCGGTAACCGACGGCGCAACCATTCGTGGCGGATTGGAAAAATGGGGCATCATTTTAGCTGATCGGGCGCAACCGGGCATTTTCAGCAGGAAACGGGTGTTGCTCACGCCCGGGCTGAACCACAGCGGAATGGCGATTGGTTTGGAGCGGCGCGGATGCAAATTGCGTTACGCCGATCCGCTGGTGTATTTCGGATTGCCGGATTTTCCCGGCGTCGGCAGCCGGCTTTCGCTGGAAACGGCAGCTGCGCCAACGTTGGAGCGGCTCAAAAATATGCCCTATCAACGGCTGAATTTCGAGAGCATCGGGCAAAAACGGCTCGATCACGATGACCTGTTTGCCAAATATGATATCATCGCCGGCGATGTGTCGATCATCCGGAAATGCGCTCCCAAATTATTGAAGCGAAAAATCATTCTGGTCAATTATGCGACAGAGGCGGATATCGAAGATCTGCGCCGCCGCGATGTAGCGATTGTGGTTACGCTGATGCCATCTCCGGACGGTCCCGGTGCGCTGGGACGTTGGCCGGCTGCCGTTATCGAGGCATCGTTAATGGCTGTCCAAGCTGATGGAAAACAACAGTTTAGCGAAGATGTTTATCTGGATTTACTCTCAAATTTACGCTGGGTGCCGCACATTCGTTATTTGCAGCCGGGCGAAGCAAATGTCAACCGGTTTGCGTTTGTGATTCACCCGTTGAATATTTCGTTTATCCACAAACACCCGAGTTATCGCTGGACGAGCAACTTGCCGGACGGTTTGGTCGAAACCATTTCTGCATACATGCCGCCCCGCTATCTTTCCCGGATCACCGGTGGAAAATCGCCGACAACCGGGCAGCAAATTGAGGGACATCTCATTTCGTTGGGCGCAACGCCCCGCCAAATGATGAAACGCGGCGAACGGTTTACCTATGACCGGTTAAACCAGGCTGCCAAAATTGCCGAGCGGCTCGGTGCCCGGATTATGGGTTTGGGCGCATTTACCAGCGTGGTTGGCGATGCGGGCATCACCGTTGCGCACGAAGCGGATATCGCCATCACCAGCGGTAACAGCCTGACGGTTGCGGCAACGCTGGAAGCTGCCAAACAGGCCGTTGTGCAAATGGGCACCTCCGATTTAACACGCGGAAAAGTGATGATTATCGGCGCAACCGGTTCCATCGGATCGGTTTGTTCGCGGCTGTTGGCGCAGGCGATTTTGGATGTCGTGCTGGTTTCCATCGAGCCGGAACGGTTGATCGATCTCAAACAAACCATCCTCAAAGAAACGCCAAAAGCCAAAGTAACCATCGCAACCCGGGCGGATGAATTGCTCGGCGATTGCGATTTGGTGGTCACAACCACCTCCGCATTCGGGCAACGGGTGATCGACATCAGCAAATGCAAACCCGGCGCGGTAATTTGCGACGTGGCGCGTCCGCCCGATATCAACGAGCGCGAAGCGGCGCTGCGTCCGGATGTGCTGGTTATCGAAAGTGGGGAAGTGCTCATTCCCGGCGATATCGATTTTGGTTACGACATCGGGTTGCCGCCGGGAACCGCGTACGCATGCCTCGCAGAAACCGCGTTGCTGGCGATGGAAGGGCGTTTTGAAGATTACACGCTGGGCAGAAATATCACCACGGAACGGGTGAAAGAAATTTATCACCTGTTCAAAAAACACCAGTTTCAACTGGCGGATTTGCGCTCATTCGGAAAAGTAATAACACCAGCGGATTTTGCCGCAAAACGGGCGCTGGCTGCCAAATTTCACGAAAATCAGGAAAAATTCCGTAAATTTCAACGGGAAGCGGGTGAAAAACTGGCGCGAATTCCGGTGATGGCTAAAGGCGTGCAATCGTCCAAAGGAAACGGCATCGCCAAAACCGTCGGCGCTGCGCTGGCAATCGGAACGGCAGCGTATTTGTTGGGCAAGCGGAAAGGCAAAAAAGGCGCAAAATAA